The Puntigrus tetrazona isolate hp1 chromosome 13, ASM1883169v1, whole genome shotgun sequence genome contains the following window.
tggaaTTCGAACTAGAGGACCACTTGCAGACATAGCCACTTCAAAGAGCCATTTTTCAAATGCAGTAAACAAACTAGACTTTACATCAGACACTTTCACTTTTGAGATTCAAAGTAAGGATGTGTCCTCAACAGACACAAAGAAGCCAATCACTCCAACACCTGTTATATACCAGCCAAAATCACATGCTCTGGAAGTGGACAGAAGCAGGAAGAGTACTGGAGGCAGCACTGACATTGAAACTTTTAAACTGCCTGAAGTAGATGTTTCTGAATTTGGTCCCCAAGAATCAATAACTGTAAAACAGAGAGAACCAACCAAAGTACCTCTCCTGAAACGAGAGGAAATTGAGATTCCTGGCATGGAGGACAAAGGATCAAAAGCCAAGGTTAAATCTCCTAGaattaaagaacaaaaagttGAGAAGATAATAAATATCtcaaaagttgaaaaaaagcAAGCTCGAGGTGAAGCAGAAGACTTTAATGTTCAGGATGTAAAAGAAGCAGTATCAAAATTCCCTGCTTTTAAATTACCTGAGAGAGACATCACTGGAGTCCTTGTACAGAGAGAGATTACAATCATGGAAATGAAGACAGACAAGACTGGCATGACACCTAAAGGATCCCCTTGTAAAATTTCaagcacagaaataaacattaagtTGCCTGACACAATagataaagaaaaacagagacttTCTCCTATTGCTACAAAAGATCAAGTCTTCATATTACCAAAAATTGAACAATTGCATCATGATGAAACTGTGAGCAAAACAGATCAATCAAAAATGACACTTGTGGACCAACAACTCAAATCTGGCAAAAAATTGGCCAGAGATGATAAGGTAAGTACATCTCCAGATGTAAAATTCAAACTTCCAAAGCGTGAAGACATTGAAATTCCAGGAATGGAAGCCATTGAACAGTCAGTTCCACCACAAAAACTTACAATAGCCAAAGATACAGACTCTCAAGAAAAGACAGATACCGATATTAAAgctgacaaaaatgtttatgaaaagaAATCAAAGAAATCAAAGGTATCAATGCCAAGTTTTGGAATCATGACACCTGACATTCGCTTCCCAGGTATTGCAATTGAATTACCAATAAAGGTCACATCATCTAAAAGTGACAGTAGTGCAGTCAAGGAAATGAAAACTGAAGCAAAAATAGCTCTTGAAGAAGACATAGAGGGTAATCAAATGCTCCATCATGACGTTTGCACTGCTATTGCTAAGGAAGCCTCAAAACAAGATGTTGAAGGAGAACTGAAGGCTGAAATCATAAGCAAAGACACAGATTTCTCcccacaaaaaaagaaactgccaaaaataaaattgcccAAAATTGGAGGGAAATCTATGAAAGGAACAGCTGAAGTCACTACAAAAGAGGATGTTACAGTACAAGAAAGTGACATAACAGAGGTTCTAATAGATTTTGAGAAAAGAACATCTGAGACTGATccagaaacagacaaaaactggaataaattaaaaatgccaaGCATAGATGTTTctgttccaaaaataaaaatccttaaaGCAGAGGGAAAATCAAAGGATGAGGAAACTGGACTCTCAAAGCATCAGGCTGCTGAAGCTGTTGAGGATGATCAAGAGGAAAGTGGAATTAGACTTATCAAGTTTGGTATTTCAATGCCAAAAGATAAGATAGAAGAAGTTGGCCGGCTACCAGATGATTCTGAAAAAACCATCAAGGTTAGTGgaaaaactgaagttgagctacCTGAACTTccaaaagctgaaataaaagagGCAGAGTTTAAgatgaagaaaaggaaaatatcATTTCCCAAATTTGGATTCTCTAAATCAGATACTAAAGTGTCTGATGCTGACATAACTCTACCTGCCACAGAGGGCTCTTTACATGATTCTGAtggcacagaaataaatgttgaaagtaAAACCACTGATGTAGAGGCTGAATTCAAGGATTCAGCAGATTCTCCCACAAAATTTAAACTTCCCACAATTAAACTTCCCAAATTTGGAGTCTCATTTCCCAAGTCAACTGATGCTGGGGACGATATTCAAATGCCTGGTGTCAGAACAGATGAAACTACAATGGATGTTAAATTGCCAGAAGCTAAACTATCTGTAGAGTCAACAGACCTAACTGACAAGAAAGGCCCGGAAATTACTCTCAGTGTATCCAAGCCTGACACTGATTTGTCTCGGCCCGAGGGTAAGATAAAAATCAAAGgttttcagaaaaaagaaataaaatctgaaGAAATTCCATTTTCTAAACCAGATATTGATGTTAGTCTGACTGACCATGCCGCTGAAGTAATTCCAACCACCATGCTTTCAAAACAAGACATCAAAGCTGCAAGTGTTGATGTCAGTCTTCCACAGGTTGATTTATCAATTCCAGAAGGTTCTGTGGAAATAAGAGAACCTGATGTGAATATCACAATTTCAAAAGATGAGGCTGAACATAAAGATCTAACAAGTGGTGGTACACCAGTAAAGTTTAAACTTCCCTCTCTCAGTTTACCAAAGTTTGGTGGAAAATCATCTAAGGTAGAAAAAGATATGCCAGTTGTAGATATAGATATTGAAGAATCTGATGTAAGCCTTCCAGAAACACAAATAAGCTTGAAACTCAAAGATGATGCACCATCAGGTGATGTCAAGGATTTATTTGAGACTACAGAATGTCAGTTTGTTAGTGCAGATATTAAGGTTGAAGAACCAACACACAAAGGACAAGAGGTTACCATTACCTTGCCTAAATTTGGCATTAGCATTCCAAAGATTGAAGCCCACAAGCCAGCTGATAGTACAAACAAAGAAGAATCAATCATAGAGCCCAAAGAATCAAATGCAGAGCCTGTCCAGGCTGAAAAAGATCCAAGATCTCCAACCAAAATTAAACTTCCTACTATTAAATTCCCCAAATTTGGGGTCTCTTTTCCAAAATCAACAGATGCAATCTCTGACAGTCAAATGCCTGAAGTCACCAAAGATGAACCTACCATGGAAATTAAAGCACCAGAAACAGAATTGTCTGCAGAACAGCCATCATTACCTGACATGAAAGCCCCACATGTTATTCTCAGTGTTCCCAAACCTGAAGTTGAGATATCTACCTCACGGGTAGACAAGTCTATTGATGCAAACTCAGAAAAGGTACTGTCTTCAGATCATGCATTTTCTAAACCAGAGGTTAAAATGAGCCTTGCAGACCATGGTCTTGATCAACAGACAGCTATAGAGGATTTGAAAGTGCCAGCCAAGAAACTTGAGGTGGAAGTCAAACTTTCTTCAGGTTCAGTAGATGAAGTCATCCTGGAGGCTAAAGAAAAGGAGAGTGAGTTTAAACTTAAGAAACGTAAAATATCTTTTCCAAAATTTGGCTTTTCAAAATCTGACACTAAGATCCCTGATGCTGACATCAGTCttcaaaaagaagaaatatcTGTGCCTGACACTGAGGTAGAAGAGACTGAAGAGCTTCCTGCTCCAGAGGTTGAAatccaattaaaaaacaaaagtacttCTGGTTCTCCATCTAAATTTAAGCTTCCAACAATTTCTCTGCCTAAATTtgatatttccatttcaaagACGGGGGAAGATCTTACTACAAAAGCAGAGGATGATGCACAGTCAGAAATAAAGGCAGCATCAGCAGTTGCATCACAAGATAAAGATGCAGGAATGcaagatttaaaaacatcaaaatcaactTTCGAAACCCTACCGGTGGATActgaattaaaaactaaagACACTGATCCTGGTAGTCAAGGGAGTAGATTTATGATGCCCAAATTTGAATTTTCTTTTCCAAAGCTAAAGGGGCCAGAATTTAAAAAGGGTGCATCAAGAACAGATGTGGATAAACCAGAGGTTTCACTGAAACATGAGAAGGAGATTGCTGAGGGAACAGCAAAGATACCTGGGGCATCTGTGGAAATGGGGGTAACGATGAAAATGCCAAGCTCAGAGCATGAATTTTCTGAACAAGACATTAAAGCTCCAGAGATTACAGTTGTGAGGGGAGATACTATGGCAGTCAGTGAACCAGATGTGAATCTTGAGTCCGACATGAAAATTCAAACAGAGATGTTAAAAGATGATCCAACCACAGGAGGGACACAGATCAAATTCAAACTTCCTACCTTCAAACTACCCAAATTTGGAAGTTCATCTTCCAAAGTAAAAACTGACATAACAGATTTGAGGGGTGAGGAAATTACTTTTGAGACTGAAGATGTATTTGCATCAGTAGATCTACCAGCGGAAccatcaaatgtaaaaagtgaCTATAATGTTCCCAGTCAAGAGTTAAAGAAGGCCTCAATCAGTGTTGGTCAGTCAAAAGTCGATAGTGGAGATCAATACACATTGTCACTGAAAGAGGCAAAAACAACAAAGGTAGAAGGCTACATTACCTTCCCAGAGGCAAAACATGGGGAACCATCAGCTAAAGCAGAAGTATCACAAGCCACACTAGAAAGCAAATTTGATCAAGAAGTTGGTTTAAAAGACACAagtctgaaaatgaaaagaccAGGCTTTTCATTTCCTAAATTTGGATTTTCTAAAACAGATATCAAGGACCAAGAGATTGACATCAGTCTTGCACAAATTGATACATCTAAACCAGAAGgtgatataaaaatgaaagaacaaagtATGAATATCTCAGTGTCAAATGTTGAGGATAGTCAAAAAGATGCAACAACAAAATTTAAACTCCCCTCAATCAACATCCCAAAGATTGGAGGACTTGAAGTTACGATGGAAGAGAAATCTATGCCAGTTGTAGACATAGCTGTTAAAGGACCCGAATTGAGTGGTCCagatacacaaataaaaacaacaggtACAGTGCCATCAGTAGATATAAAGCCACAAAATCTAGGCACACAGGGTCAAATAAGTGTGGACTTGAATGTTGATGACACTGAACTTGGAGGACAAGGGGGAACGTTTATGATACCAAAGTTTGGTATTGGCCTTCCTAGAGTAAAAGGATTTGATTTAAGTACATCAAAGTCAGATTACACAACTGAAATACAAcaaattgatataaaaaaacctgAGATAACTGATGTGATGGCCCCACTAGAACACGATTCTAAAGGACTAGATGTGCAGATGAAGACATCAACTGAATTTGGGTTTTCAAAACCAGAATTAAAAGCCCCTGAATTTGATGCAAGTATTCAAAAAACTGATATCCCCATTCCCGAAGGTAGTATAGACCTAGATGAAGCAAATGTGGATATTAAAGTGTCAAAAATGGAGTCTGACCAAAAAGGTTCAACAATTTTTGGATCCCCAACAAAGTTTAAACTCCCATCTATAAGCCTCCCGAAATTTGGTGTTAAATCACCAAAAGTAGCATTAGATGTTAATGTGACAGATCCAGAACTAGAAGGAACAAACTTAAAAACTGACATTTCTAAACCTGATGTGAAATTAGAAGTACAGGCGCCCAATGCTGAAGCTAAAGTTGAAGGAAGTGCATATATTCCTGAGGTTGACTCCAAAGAACCCCAAGTAAAAGTGAAGAGACCAAGCTTTTCATTTCCCAAGTTTGGGTTTTCTAAACCAGACACTTCAATTCCAGATGTTAATGTCAGTGCACCAAAGGCTGAAGTGTCCATACCAGAGGTCAATGTTCCTGTAAAAGAACAAACAACAGAGGTCATACTTTCTGGAGGAGAGACTGAACAGAAAGATCTTACTATTGTTAGTTCCCCAACCAAATTTAAACTGCCAGAAATTAACTTGCCAAAATTTGGAGTTAAAACTTCAAAAGGTACAGTAAGTTTACCATCAGCAGATAAGGACATAAAAGGAATCGGAATCATTGCTCATGAACCAGACATCAGTGTGTCAGGTCAAATACCAAAAATTGacttaaatgtaaaagaaatagaGACAGATATACATGCCACAATAAGAGAAACTGATGTTCATCTAGCAGAAGGAAAAGTAATACTACCCCAACCCAATGTTCACATTCAAGACATATCCATTGAAGGCAAAGCAGATATGCCTGAAGCTGACCTGAAAGGATTTGAAGTGAAACTGAAGAAGCCAAGCTTTTCATTTCCAAAATTTGGTTTTTTAAAGCCAGATATTAAAGGGCAAGATGCTGAAGCCAGTCAACCAAATGTAGATTTGCAAGAGGGAAAAATACCTATTAAAGAAGTAGATGCAGAAATCACCAATACAGATGAAGTGAAAAAAGGAGATACAACAAAATTTAAGCTGCCCTCAATCAACCTTCCAAAGTTTGGACTCAAACATCCAAAAGCTACAGCTGATATTCCAGTAGTTGAAGTAGACATAAAAGAACCTGAAATCAGACTCCCTGAAAAAGTAGAGTTACAAACCACTGACAAAGAGACAAACATAGACATTAAAAGGCCATTGGTTGATGTGGACATCGATGCTGATGGGACGGGAAGCAAGTACAAGCTGCCAAAATTTGGAATTGGCATGCCAAATGTAAAGGGGATAGAGATGgaaggaaaagaaataaatatagaaaccAATTTGCTATGCGAAGAAAAGATAAATGTACAACAGCCCATTGTTAAAATTCCAAATGTGACcattgaggggaaaaaagataCAGTTGAAGTTGATTCCAAAGGGCTGAAAGTGAAACTTCCCAGATTTTCAAAACAAGACCTTAAGGCTCCTGAAATTAATGTGAGTCTACCCAAAGCTGACATAGGCACATCAGTTGGAAATGTTGATGTTTCAGTGCAATCTGCAGACATTAAATTACCAGAACAAGAACCTGATTTGAAAGAGGAAACTGTTGGCTCTCCAACAAGATTTAAACTTCCAACAATCAATTTCCCAAAATTTGGAACCAAAGCATCAAAGGACACAGTTGATATACCTGTGGCACATGTGGACATCAAAGTTCCTGAAGTAAGCCTTCCTGATAAGAAGTTTAACATGTCAGGAAAAGTGTCAAGTGTTGAAATTAAAGGGCCAACAATTGAAGGTCCATCCACTGAGATAAACATTACAGGAGATGATAAAGAGGGCAAATTTAAGGTTCCAAAATTTGGCATTGCTCTTCCAACAATTAAAGGTCCAGATGGTGACCAAGGGCTTACAAAAGCTTTGACTGAAGCAGAAGTGAAAATGTCAGGGGATGTACTATCTACAGACAAGGAAGAGCTAAAGTTACCCAAAGGATCAGTGGAAGTAGATATGGAGACTAAAGGTGCTAAacttgaagaagaagaagaaagtaaACTCAAACTACCACACTTTGGAATTTCTCTACAAGCATCAAAAAGTCCAGAAATTGatataaatgtttctcaaaTTAATGTTAAAGAATCTGTTACGGTAAAAGATGTTATGGTTGAGAAATCAGCAGATTTAACTGATATAAGTTCTAAGGGGCTTAGTGTAAAAATGAAGAAACCAAGCTTTGGATTTCCAAAAATTGGATTTTCAAAATCAGATGACAAGACCCAAGATATTCAAGCCAGTGAAATTGCAGCAGATGTATCCTTGCCAGAGAGCACTATAGAAATAAGAGAAAGTGAGACAGAGGGCAAAGCTGAAATAACAAGTCCACAATTTGGCTCGCCAACAAAATTCAAACTCCCAACAATAAAATTACCCAAATTTGGTGTTTCCACTCCAAAGGTCCCTAGTGATGCAGCAATGGCTGATTATGAAACCAAGGAAATTAATGTTAGTTCTGTGAATTATGAGATAGAGACAAAGTTGGATATATCAGGTGACATCAAAGGCAAAATTACAGAGACTGAAACCCCATcaattgatattaaaataaaagaaaaagaacttAATCAAGAGGAACaggaaattaaatttaaacttcCAAAATTTGGGATATCGTTGCCCAAAGTAAAAGGTCCTGAGGTGACAGTGACAGCAAAAGAGGTAAAGACAGAAACACCTGAAATTGGGATCACTGAACCAGAAATTAAAGTCACAACAGACACAAGTCTCCCAAAAGTAGACATGGCTTTAGAAGGAAGTTCCAGCCTTGAAAAAAAAGAGGTAGAGACAGATTTGAAAGATGATACAGTTGTTTCAGGTTCTCCAAGTAAATTCAAATTGCCTActtttaaaatgccaaaattTGGAATTTCGGCTCAAAAAACATCTGATGCAAAAGTAAAAGTTGCAGAAGTAGATGTACCAGACGCTGATCTAAATATTGAAGACAAGCCTGTGCAAGCatctaaagaaacaaaaagagaggACGACATTAAAGAAACCACTGAACAGCTTCCAGAGGTTGCTGGTAAAAAATTTGGTGGTGGGGACAAAGGCTCCCCAAGTAAATTCAAGCTTCCTACTATAAAAATGCCAAAGATCAGCATTTCAAGAACAAAATCTCAGGAGGGAGATGATGACACAACCACCAAAGTGAGTGCTCCAGATGCTAAATTAGAACCTAAAGATGATACTCAAGGGGCTGGAAAATCACCCAAATTTACAATGCCCACACTTGAGGATGTTCTCAGGGGCTTTGAAGTTGAATTTAATGTTCCAACCATAGAGGACACCGAAGCGCAAAAGGACAAACCACCTGTTAAGCAAGAACAGGAGACCGGAGCAAACGTTGAGGAAGCAGCAGAACATAAGGACAAAGGAGTTCAGGAGAAATCaaagtttaaatttaagtttCCAAAATTAGGATTCAGTCAGTCTTCAGACGAAAGTGATAAGCTTGTTGATGTTAAAATTGAAGAAAGTGAAAAGCATCTAGAGGCTTCAGAAGATCAGAAAGCAACTGTTAGCAAAGAACAAGCAAAAACTGAGAAAGGGAGCTGGTTCAAGTTCTCATTTTCTTCTCCAaccaaaacatcaaaaacagctgagaaagaaaCAATCCAACCACACAAAGAGGCTGAGAAACTCGATGATGTTGAAAAAGAATCAAGCAAAGAACACGAGGAGCCTGAAAAGAACTCGCTCAGCGAGGCTATGGAGGAAAACCTCAGCCCAACACTTTCACTGAAGTCATCTGAAGCTTTTGCAGATATCAGTTCTACAGTAACCACTGAGCAGATTGGCCTGTCGCAGGCTTCACCTACAAAGGTCAAAGTGAAATATGCTGAACCCACTGCCACCGTTGGGCTCAGTGACATACAAAGCGATGTTGTGACTTCTACAGCAAGATGTGAACTGATATCAATGGAGCCCCACCAGCCCGAGAAAGTCAACATCCCTTTCTCATCGGACATGTCTTCAGCCTCTGTGGACACTCTGAAACAGATGTCAGGGGAAATCCATGTCATCACATCGAACATACAAGCTATACCTGAAACACAGCAAGCCTCAATCTTGACTAATTTAGACACACATGGAATTCACACCTTGCCTTTACAAGTAACACTAGGCTCAGACTCCGTGTTGACAGTGGAGAAAACCAGAGTGCAAAGTGGTACATGCACAGTGGTGGAAAGGCATGTCGTAAAAGAAACTGTACATGATGACAAGGAGACAATACTTGTGACACAGAGAACATGTGTATTTGAAGGCGACTCTGCAGAACCCATTACTGATGAGACAGCTTCTTCAATTCGTAGGCTAAAAGATACAGTACACATTGAGAAAATGAGGTTTTTTGACAATGTAGCAACAACTGAAGAAGTCACAATAGTGAGCTCTGAAACATCTCTAAGACATATGGATTCCTCTACTGATGAAAATGGGAAATGAACATGAGATATGGCTGAtttgattttatgcttttgaatgtttcagtgttctcttatataatcatataaGCCAGCTGCATTGTAATGCTATTATACAAAAGAGCGCTGATACTTATGGACATATCACAGAGTATTGTTTAGCTAACAGAAATTTTAAgcttaaaaaacttttaaaaatatatatatccactgggaaaaaatgtatgtacacggaataataggaaaaaatgtatgttataattttatgtGTGGGTTGCCAGTGTGCTTTATTGTAAAACGGATATCTTTGGGAATATTGTTTATAGTACAAACTTGGTAATCAAGCAAacaccatttaaacaaatatattcacaaataaaattcattataaaatgtgGCTATTAAAGACTGTTGACTGTATCACATATTGAGGCATTTGTTTCTTTaaggttatttattttgtgaaagctatataattgcataaaaaaaaatcagtttctgcagcctttagaaaaaaaaaataatattatgtaaatatgttttattcacCCAAAAGCATTTGCACCTACAGTATGATGGAATCAATGGACATGCAAAACacacaatgcatattttaaaatacaaataattttcttaataaGCAATGTCTTTTCTTTTATCATATATAGTCAAAGTAATCAAATTAATGTTATAAGAGAAACacttaatgcaaaataaataaaaagtggaaTAATGATTCATGTCTCTGATTtattgtgtgaatgtgtgcacaattaataaagcatttgaGCAGATTGAGAGACAGACCTCATGATCATGATACTAGATAAAGATCATTATTAATTGAGTATGATCATGAACAGATAAGTGGAAAGCCAAGTGGAAATGTTACGCTCCCTTACTATAACATCATACTGAGTCCCGGCGCTATAACAGGAATAAGGAACTAAACCAGCATAAAGCAAGCAGCGTGTCAAACAATTAGAGTCATTGACCAAACACCAATGGACTGCACCAGCTGGACCAAGGAGTTGTTTTAAGGACTTAACATTTCAGCAAATAAACC
Protein-coding sequences here:
- the LOC122356724 gene encoding neuroblast differentiation-associated protein AHNAK-like isoform X1, encoding MCDCFHLAFPNWHASAAGEGRRLKGPEQDTDDDLACEEPEVLEGERPRPQGSSPVEEFPTTEKYAKQAEGDLYDSPTKSSKKSKRIGFGSLFDKRSSAKMNQTEDMQSDQSEVIVKTVKEVCAEGLIVSGGKDGIFIKEVKPESPASKHLSVKEGDQILSATVYFDNVSYEDALQILGHAQPYKVAFCLKRKPPPRTQEDAETMRPDTAIGEEAEQEEEEGRGPKMRGRRKTKKQHDRISWPKFPTFTKGRRANFKRSHSTSEAEEQRKLEISPPTSDTESPLKSPLKSPDGKDKKKMHKMKLKKRMVGRRSKSVEETEENEEVLATDNMECLDNQIIMNIVEEQVPVTNVIESPKILNEADSAKTKNEYTLPTFPASESLHKVELISVDTTLKTTDITVGLRDDEKSELRVSIPGKDTYEIETESQLKSSTSEMRTLDPSTFVNILDSPNVIPQTEPAIHRVDSDSKAKDKEILEKTQESGKTDMTIPKVDVFVDMPEVGPISKSPRIGSDKEKKEINILETESYGIRTRGPLADIATSKSHFSNAVNKLDFTSDTFTFEIQSKDVSSTDTKKPITPTPVIYQPKSHALEVDRSRKSTGGSTDIETFKLPEVDVSEFGPQESITVKQREPTKVPLLKREEIEIPGMEDKGSKAKVKSPRIKEQKVEKIINISKVEKKQARGEAEDFNVQDVKEAVSKFPAFKLPERDITGVLVQREITIMEMKTDKTGMTPKGSPCKISSTEINIKLPDTIDKEKQRLSPIATKDQVFILPKIEQLHHDETVSKTDQSKMTLVDQQLKSGKKLARDDKVSTSPDVKFKLPKREDIEIPGMEAIEQSVPPQKLTIAKDTDSQEKTDTDIKADKNVYEKKSKKSKVSMPSFGIMTPDIRFPGIAIELPIKVTSSKSDSSAVKEMKTEAKIALEEDIEGNQMLHHDVCTAIAKEASKQDVEGELKAEIISKDTDFSPQKKKLPKIKLPKIGGKSMKGTAEVTTKEDVTVQESDITEVLIDFEKRTSETDPETDKNWNKLKMPSIDVSVPKIKILKAEGKSKDEETGLSKHQAAEAVEDDQEESGIRLIKFGISMPKDKIEEVGRLPDDSEKTIKVSGKTEVELPELPKAEIKEAEFKMKKRKISFPKFGFSKSDTKVSDADITLPATEGSLHDSDGTEINVESKTTDVEAEFKDSADSPTKFKLPTIKLPKFGVSFPKSTDAGDDIQMPGVRTDETTMDVKLPEAKLSVESTDLTDKKGPEITLSVSKPDTDLSRPEGKIKIKGFQKKEIKSEEIPFSKPDIDVSLTDHAAEVIPTTMLSKQDIKAASVDVSLPQVDLSIPEGSVEIREPDVNITISKDEAEHKDLTSGGTPVKFKLPSLSLPKFGGKSSKVEKDMPVVDIDIEESDVSLPETQISLKLKDDAPSGDVKDLFETTECQFVSADIKVEEPTHKGQEVTITLPKFGISIPKIEAHKPADSTNKEESIIEPKESNAEPVQAEKDPRSPTKIKLPTIKFPKFGVSFPKSTDAISDSQMPEVTKDEPTMEIKAPETELSAEQPSLPDMKAPHVILSVPKPEVEISTSRVDKSIDANSEKVLSSDHAFSKPEVKMSLADHGLDQQTAIEDLKVPAKKLEVEVKLSSGSVDEVILEAKEKESEFKLKKRKISFPKFGFSKSDTKIPDADISLQKEEISVPDTEVEETEELPAPEVEIQLKNKSTSGSPSKFKLPTISLPKFDISISKTGEDLTTKAEDDAQSEIKAASAVASQDKDAGMQDLKTSKSTFETLPVDTELKTKDTDPGSQGSRFMMPKFEFSFPKLKGPEFKKGASRTDVDKPEVSLKHEKEIAEGTAKIPGASVEMGVTMKMPSSEHEFSEQDIKAPEITVVRGDTMAVSEPDVNLESDMKIQTEMLKDDPTTGGTQIKFKLPTFKLPKFGSSSSKVKTDITDLRGEEITFETEDVFASVDLPAEPSNVKSDYNVPSQELKKASISVGQSKVDSGDQYTLSLKEAKTTKVEGYITFPEAKHGEPSAKAEVSQATLESKFDQEVGLKDTSLKMKRPGFSFPKFGFSKTDIKDQEIDISLAQIDTSKPEGDIKMKEQSMNISVSNVEDSQKDATTKFKLPSINIPKIGGLEVTMEEKSMPVVDIAVKGPELSGPDTQIKTTGTVPSVDIKPQNLGTQGQISVDLNVDDTELGGQGGTFMIPKFGIGLPRVKGFDLSTSKSDYTTEIQQIDIKKPEITDVMAPLEHDSKGLDVQMKTSTEFGFSKPELKAPEFDASIQKTDIPIPEGSIDLDEANVDIKVSKMESDQKGSTIFGSPTKFKLPSISLPKFGVKSPKVALDVNVTDPELEGTNLKTDISKPDVKLEVQAPNAEAKVEGSAYIPEVDSKEPQVKVKRPSFSFPKFGFSKPDTSIPDVNVSAPKAEVSIPEVNVPVKEQTTEVILSGGETEQKDLTIVSSPTKFKLPEINLPKFGVKTSKGTVSLPSADKDIKGIGIIAHEPDISVSGQIPKIDLNVKEIETDIHATIRETDVHLAEGKVILPQPNVHIQDISIEGKADMPEADLKGFEVKLKKPSFSFPKFGFLKPDIKGQDAEASQPNVDLQEGKIPIKEVDAEITNTDEVKKGDTTKFKLPSINLPKFGLKHPKATADIPVVEVDIKEPEIRLPEKVELQTTDKETNIDIKRPLVDVDIDADGTGSKYKLPKFGIGMPNVKGIEMEGKEINIETNLLCEEKINVQQPIVKIPNVTIEGKKDTVEVDSKGLKVKLPRFSKQDLKAPEINVSLPKADIGTSVGNVDVSVQSADIKLPEQEPDLKEETVGSPTRFKLPTINFPKFGTKASKDTVDIPVAHVDIKVPEVSLPDKKFNMSGKVSSVEIKGPTIEGPSTEINITGDDKEGKFKVPKFGIALPTIKGPDGDQGLTKALTEAEVKMSGDVLSTDKEELKLPKGSVEVDMETKGAKLEEEEESKLKLPHFGISLQASKSPEIDINVSQINVKESVTVKDVMVEKSADLTDISSKGLSVKMKKPSFGFPKIGFSKSDDKTQDIQASEIAADVSLPESTIEIRESETEGKAEITSPQFGSPTKFKLPTIKLPKFGVSTPKVPSDAAMADYETKEINVSSVNYEIETKLDISGDIKGKITETETPSIDIKIKEKELNQEEQEIKFKLPKFGISLPKVKGPEVTVTAKEVKTETPEIGITEPEIKVTTDTSLPKVDMALEGSSSLEKKEVETDLKDDTVVSGSPSKFKLPTFKMPKFGISAQKTSDAKVKVAEVDVPDADLNIEDKPVQASKETKREDDIKETTEQLPEVAGKKFGGGDKGSPSKFKLPTIKMPKISISRTKSQEGDDDTTTKVSAPDAKLEPKDDTQGAGKSPKFTMPTLEDVLRGFEVEFNVPTIEDTEAQKDKPPVKQEQETGANVEEAAEHKDKGVQEKSKFKFKFPKLGFSQSSDESDKLVDVKIEESEKHLEASEDQKATVSKEQAKTEKGSWFKFSFSSPTKTSKTAEKETIQPHKEAEKLDDVEKESSKEHEEPEKNSLSEAMEENLSPTLSLKSSEAFADISSTVTTEQIGLSQASPTKVKVKYAEPTATVGLSDIQSDVVTSTARCELISMEPHQPEKVNIPFSSDMSSASVDTLKQMSGEIHVITSNIQAIPETQQASILTNLDTHGIHTLPLQVTLGSDSVLTVEKTRVQSGTCTVVERHVVKETVHDDKETILVTQRTCVFEGDSAEPITDETASSIRRLKDTVHIEKMRFFDNVATTEEVTIVSSETSLRHMDSSTDENGK